The following proteins are co-located in the Clavibacter capsici genome:
- a CDS encoding DUF4011 domain-containing protein has translation MNASHNSTSPHDLRVGDVQLGSGNVAEPRWREWREQLAGIGGTSPLLHFVDAPGSRIELSTTHPGGLAQFITGKTTLLSSLIRDELALRSARKAANRITQKGIELVSARGIESIHLAIGLAEWRFADEQFRAPVLLRPLAIRRHGSDYEVRLKGQPFLNPALARALEEQFQITLDAESFVALAVQNGAFKPQPVIDRLRGLTSHLPAFAVQPRLVVSSFAEVGRALAEDAEHLEHLVIDAIAGNPTAKWGVGEAYAPVDPIPQDQRPPVTDTLLLDADPEQEYVIAQINAGNSLVVTTLPGTGGTQTIVNSIGCLVAQNKRVLVVSPRASSLKGIGQRLADVGLPGLAVAPKSLKRDVVQSIVRNEKAKPAQTAEVDDALVRLRHVLLDYRFALGRPDRDLGVSVLDALGELSRLALLPDPPATTARLTRDAVKAIAHDRASAAASLVKAASLGEFRYGPGDSPWYGATFSTSAAATHAHDLAKSLSADGLPRLLERADELIGQTRMRAYRSIDELGVYLRLLLDVRETLDKFQPVVFDRSLSEIIAATGSRRDAPEMTSITRRRLRKLAREYVRPGVHISDMHESLKAIQKQRILWQRYVAVGSTPEVPRGISDVHVRYQEVAADLKVLDEPLSMLTRPTPLAELPVDELREKVAQLAEDSEVLQNLQERTSLLAELRRLDLDPLLRDLSDRHVPQESVAAELELAWWQSVLEQMLAGDKALLNANTSVLDRLESDFRLVDEAHATASAGLLAWQLAETWKIGVVDWPEEAHHLRQLLGGSAPVDAGALHHSAPHLSRTIAPVWLASPYEVPAITDEMPFDAVFLVDAGAMTLAEALGGIRRGKQTVVFGDPVTQTPSPFTIAVVPQSERSTPQLADDDSTLEERHADSALARLGELLPTLSLTRSYRAGGEDLAELVNRRFYGGRIQSLPWAGTFLGHGSLSLDFVADGHGMPDEDTGAVESVDAEVIRVVELVLDHASHRPRESLMVITASARHAVRVQQAVLHAAAKRSDVTEFFIGDRAEPFMVATLEQCVAQSRDRVIFSVGYGRTPHGRVLSNFGALAAPGGERLLAVAMTRARRSMVVVSCFQPSDIDQDRMKHGIVALAQILSEAEARFKEDPIPDDGDAMLVDLARRLEGLGLAPALGHRDKLGLVASYGGRAIAIETDPVVNQTSLRESLRLRPEMLKRLGWHYLRVHSFELFADPDAVARRIATALGAISDAHPVTAPVQVQAGAHRAD, from the coding sequence GTGAATGCTTCCCACAACAGCACCAGCCCCCACGACCTCCGCGTCGGCGACGTGCAGCTCGGGAGCGGCAACGTGGCCGAGCCCCGCTGGCGCGAGTGGCGCGAGCAGCTGGCCGGCATCGGCGGCACCTCTCCTCTCCTCCACTTCGTGGACGCACCGGGCTCCCGCATCGAGCTGAGCACCACGCACCCGGGCGGCCTCGCGCAGTTCATCACGGGCAAGACGACGCTGCTGTCGTCCCTCATCCGCGACGAGCTCGCGCTCCGCAGCGCCCGCAAGGCCGCGAACCGCATCACCCAGAAGGGCATCGAGCTGGTCTCGGCCCGCGGCATCGAGTCGATCCACCTGGCCATCGGCCTCGCGGAGTGGCGCTTCGCCGACGAGCAGTTCCGCGCGCCCGTGCTGCTGCGCCCGCTCGCGATCCGCCGCCACGGCAGCGACTACGAGGTGCGCCTCAAGGGCCAGCCGTTCCTCAACCCGGCGCTCGCGCGCGCCCTCGAGGAGCAGTTCCAGATCACGCTCGACGCCGAGTCGTTCGTCGCGCTCGCCGTGCAGAACGGCGCGTTCAAGCCGCAGCCCGTCATCGACCGCCTCCGCGGCCTCACCTCGCACCTGCCCGCGTTCGCCGTGCAGCCGCGCCTCGTCGTCTCCTCCTTCGCGGAGGTGGGCCGGGCGCTCGCCGAGGATGCCGAGCACCTCGAGCACCTCGTCATCGACGCCATCGCCGGCAACCCCACCGCCAAGTGGGGCGTGGGCGAGGCGTACGCGCCCGTGGATCCGATCCCGCAGGACCAGCGCCCGCCCGTCACCGACACCCTGCTGCTCGACGCGGACCCCGAGCAGGAGTACGTCATCGCGCAGATCAACGCGGGCAACTCGCTCGTGGTGACCACGCTGCCCGGCACCGGTGGCACGCAGACCATCGTCAACTCCATCGGCTGCCTCGTCGCGCAGAACAAGCGCGTGCTCGTGGTGAGCCCCCGCGCCTCCTCGCTCAAGGGCATCGGCCAGCGCCTCGCCGACGTGGGCCTGCCGGGCCTCGCGGTCGCGCCGAAGTCGCTGAAGCGCGACGTCGTGCAGTCCATCGTCCGCAACGAGAAGGCGAAGCCGGCCCAGACCGCGGAGGTCGACGACGCGCTCGTCCGCCTCCGTCACGTGCTGCTCGACTACCGCTTCGCGCTCGGCCGTCCCGACAGGGACCTCGGCGTCTCGGTGCTCGACGCGCTCGGCGAGCTCTCCCGCCTCGCCCTCCTGCCCGATCCGCCGGCGACCACCGCGCGCCTCACGCGCGACGCCGTGAAGGCCATCGCGCACGACCGTGCCAGCGCCGCCGCCTCCCTCGTCAAGGCCGCGAGCCTCGGCGAGTTCCGCTACGGCCCGGGCGACTCGCCCTGGTACGGCGCCACGTTCTCCACGAGCGCCGCCGCGACGCACGCGCACGACCTCGCGAAGTCGCTGTCCGCCGACGGCCTGCCGCGCCTCCTCGAGCGCGCGGACGAGCTGATCGGCCAGACGCGCATGCGCGCCTACCGGTCGATCGACGAGCTCGGCGTGTACCTCCGCCTCCTCCTCGACGTGCGCGAGACGCTCGACAAGTTCCAGCCGGTGGTGTTCGACCGGTCGCTCAGCGAGATCATCGCGGCCACCGGCTCCCGCCGCGACGCCCCGGAGATGACGAGCATCACGCGCCGTCGCCTCCGCAAGCTCGCGCGCGAGTACGTGCGCCCGGGCGTCCACATCTCCGACATGCACGAGAGCCTCAAGGCCATCCAGAAGCAGCGGATCCTGTGGCAGCGCTACGTGGCGGTCGGCTCGACCCCCGAGGTCCCGCGCGGGATCTCCGACGTGCACGTGCGCTACCAGGAGGTCGCCGCCGACCTCAAGGTGCTCGACGAGCCGCTGAGCATGCTCACGCGTCCGACGCCGCTCGCCGAGCTGCCCGTCGACGAGCTGCGCGAGAAGGTCGCCCAGCTCGCCGAGGACAGCGAGGTGCTGCAGAACCTCCAGGAGCGCACCTCCCTGCTGGCGGAGCTGCGCCGGCTCGACCTGGATCCGCTGCTCCGCGACCTCTCCGACCGGCACGTGCCGCAGGAGTCCGTCGCCGCCGAGCTCGAGCTCGCGTGGTGGCAGTCGGTGCTCGAGCAGATGCTCGCGGGCGACAAGGCGCTCCTCAACGCGAACACGAGCGTGCTCGACCGCCTGGAGTCCGACTTCCGCCTCGTCGACGAGGCGCACGCCACGGCCAGCGCCGGCCTGCTCGCGTGGCAGCTCGCGGAGACGTGGAAGATCGGCGTGGTCGACTGGCCCGAGGAGGCGCACCACCTGCGCCAGCTGCTCGGCGGATCCGCCCCCGTCGACGCCGGGGCCCTCCACCACTCCGCGCCCCACCTCTCGCGCACCATCGCGCCGGTGTGGCTCGCCTCGCCGTACGAGGTCCCCGCGATCACCGACGAGATGCCGTTCGACGCCGTCTTCCTCGTGGACGCCGGCGCGATGACGCTCGCGGAGGCCCTCGGCGGCATCCGACGCGGCAAGCAGACCGTCGTCTTCGGGGATCCCGTCACGCAGACGCCGTCGCCGTTCACCATCGCGGTGGTCCCGCAGTCGGAGCGCTCGACGCCCCAGCTCGCGGACGACGACTCCACGCTCGAGGAGCGCCACGCCGACTCCGCGCTCGCGCGCCTCGGCGAGCTGCTGCCCACCCTCTCCCTCACGCGCAGCTACCGCGCGGGCGGCGAGGACCTGGCCGAGCTCGTCAACCGCCGCTTCTACGGCGGCCGGATCCAGTCCCTCCCGTGGGCGGGCACGTTCCTCGGCCACGGCAGCCTGTCGCTCGACTTCGTCGCCGACGGCCACGGCATGCCCGACGAGGACACCGGCGCCGTCGAGAGCGTCGACGCCGAGGTGATCCGCGTGGTGGAGCTCGTCCTCGACCACGCGAGCCACCGCCCGCGCGAGTCCCTCATGGTCATCACCGCGAGCGCCCGTCACGCCGTGCGGGTGCAGCAGGCCGTGCTCCACGCGGCCGCCAAGCGCAGCGACGTCACCGAGTTCTTCATCGGCGACCGCGCCGAGCCGTTCATGGTGGCGACCCTCGAGCAGTGCGTCGCGCAGAGCCGCGACCGGGTGATCTTCTCGGTCGGCTACGGCCGCACCCCGCACGGCCGCGTGCTGTCGAACTTCGGCGCCCTCGCGGCGCCCGGCGGGGAGCGCCTGCTCGCCGTCGCCATGACGCGCGCCCGTCGCTCGATGGTGGTCGTCTCCTGCTTCCAGCCCTCCGACATCGACCAGGACCGGATGAAGCACGGCATCGTCGCGCTCGCCCAGATCCTCTCCGAGGCGGAGGCCCGCTTCAAGGAGGACCCGATCCCGGACGACGGCGACGCCATGCTCGTCGACCTCGCCCGCCGCCTCGAGGGCCTCGGCCTCGCGCCCGCCCTCGGGCACCGCGACAAGCTCGGCCTCGTGGCGTCCTACGGCGGCCGGGCCATCGCGATCGAGACGGACCCGGTCGTCAACCAGACGAGCCTCCGCGAGTCCCTGCGCCTCCGCCCGGAGATGCTCAAGCGCCTCGGCTGGCACTACCTCCGCGTGCACTCCTTCGAGCTGTTCGCGGATCCGGACGCCGTCGCCCGCCGCATCGCCACCGCCCTCGGCGCGATCTCGGACGCGCACCCCGTGACCGCGCCCGTGCAGGTGCAGGCCGGCGCGCACCGGGCGGACTGA
- a CDS encoding type I restriction endonuclease, translating to MEFAERLAALALKVRNQREAIQTEEATKNAFIMPFISTILGYDVFNPLEVVPEFTADLGLKKGEKIDYAIMRDGEVQILIECKKSTEPLKIEHASQLFRYFAVTNARIAVLTNGETYHFYTDLDAPNRMDEKPFLVLDLADIDETLLPELMKLTKDVFDLDSIISAAGELKYVGALKRAIAAEFREPSTEWVKLLTRRVYDGSFTEKVREQFTTLVGKASKQYLNEQVNDRLKTALGAPAFPSAPAAPSADAITSEEVVEADLDRDTEIETTLEELEGYQIVKAIACSEVKPQRVVHRDAKSYLAILLDDNNRKPIARLHFNGKKQKYLGLFDAHKVETRHPIGSLDEIYAHADAIREAIRVHAGEPVGA from the coding sequence GTGGAATTCGCCGAACGACTGGCCGCCCTGGCCCTGAAGGTCCGCAACCAGCGCGAGGCCATCCAGACGGAGGAGGCGACGAAGAACGCGTTCATCATGCCGTTCATCTCCACGATCCTCGGGTACGACGTGTTCAACCCCCTCGAGGTGGTCCCCGAGTTCACGGCGGACCTCGGCCTCAAGAAGGGCGAGAAGATCGACTACGCGATCATGCGCGACGGCGAGGTGCAGATCCTCATCGAGTGCAAGAAGTCGACGGAGCCGCTCAAGATCGAGCACGCCTCGCAGCTGTTCCGCTACTTCGCCGTGACGAACGCGCGCATCGCGGTGCTCACCAACGGCGAGACCTATCACTTCTACACGGACCTCGACGCGCCGAACCGCATGGACGAGAAGCCCTTCCTGGTGCTCGACCTCGCCGACATCGACGAGACCCTGCTGCCCGAGCTGATGAAGCTCACCAAGGACGTGTTCGACCTCGACTCGATCATCAGCGCCGCCGGCGAGCTCAAGTACGTCGGTGCGCTGAAGCGCGCGATCGCCGCGGAGTTCCGCGAGCCGAGCACGGAATGGGTGAAGCTCCTCACCCGTCGCGTGTACGACGGTTCGTTCACGGAGAAGGTGCGCGAGCAGTTCACGACGCTCGTCGGCAAGGCGTCGAAGCAGTACCTGAACGAGCAGGTGAACGACCGGCTGAAGACCGCGCTCGGCGCGCCCGCGTTCCCCTCGGCGCCCGCCGCGCCGTCGGCCGACGCGATCACCAGTGAGGAGGTCGTGGAGGCCGACCTCGACCGCGACACGGAGATCGAGACCACGCTCGAGGAGCTCGAGGGCTACCAGATCGTCAAGGCCATCGCCTGCAGCGAGGTGAAGCCGCAGCGCGTGGTGCACCGCGACGCGAAGTCGTATCTGGCGATCCTCCTCGACGACAACAACCGCAAGCCCATCGCGCGCCTGCACTTCAACGGCAAGAAGCAGAAGTACCTCGGCCTCTTCGACGCGCACAAGGTCGAGACGCGGCACCCGATCGGCTCGCTCGACGAGATCTACGCGCACGCGGACGCGATCCGCGAGGCGATACGCGTCCACGCGGGGGAGCCCGTCGGCGCATGA